One window from the genome of Polynucleobacter sp. MWH-Svant-W18 encodes:
- a CDS encoding pirin family protein: MLYLRKSQDRGYADHGWLKSFHSFSFAGYHDPKFMGWGNLRVINEDWVAPGMGFGKHGHRNMEIISYVVEGELAHQDSMGNVESIPPGDVQRMSAGTGVLHSEFNHAKDQTTHLLQIWIEPNVLEIAPSYEQKTIPTAEKDGKLRLVASPNGENGGVKIFADAKVYAGLFNGSQSAQVALDPNRKAYLHLVRGSLQVNGQQLQTGDALLIENESTLQIDHGVEAEVLFFDLNPQ; the protein is encoded by the coding sequence ATGCTATACCTTAGAAAATCCCAAGACAGAGGCTATGCTGACCATGGCTGGCTCAAAAGCTTTCACTCCTTCTCGTTTGCTGGCTACCACGATCCCAAATTTATGGGTTGGGGAAATCTCAGAGTTATCAATGAAGATTGGGTTGCTCCTGGTATGGGGTTTGGCAAGCATGGCCATCGCAATATGGAGATCATTAGCTATGTTGTTGAAGGCGAATTGGCTCACCAAGACAGCATGGGCAATGTGGAAAGTATTCCGCCGGGAGATGTACAGCGTATGAGTGCTGGCACTGGAGTGCTGCATAGTGAATTCAATCACGCTAAAGATCAAACTACCCACTTATTACAAATTTGGATTGAACCAAACGTCCTTGAGATTGCGCCTAGTTATGAGCAGAAGACTATTCCGACCGCTGAGAAAGATGGCAAGCTGCGTTTAGTTGCTTCTCCAAATGGCGAGAATGGCGGCGTCAAAATCTTTGCTGATGCGAAAGTCTATGCAGGCCTCTTTAATGGCTCTCAATCAGCTCAGGTAGCTCTAGACCCAAATCGCAAAGCCTATCTCCATCTTGTCCGTGGATCCTTGCAGGTAAATGGCCAACAACTCCAAACGGGTGATGCCCTACTGATTGAAAATGAATCTACTCTACAAATAGATCATGGTGTCGAGGCAGAGGTGCTGTTTTTCGACCTCAATCCTCAATAA
- a CDS encoding phosphate-starvation-inducible protein PsiE → MTPSSPKDAYKLEEAIEKWTVPIGNLFVSLFHRIALFGIGAATVWSAAVAFLGMVNKGSASIEDLLLLFIYLEIGAMVGIYFKTNHMPVRFLIYVAITAVTRLIIDLVNTKHEADMAILFMGLTILILALANAIVRYASFKYPSRSGEGE, encoded by the coding sequence ATGACCCCTAGCTCACCAAAGGATGCCTACAAATTAGAAGAGGCGATTGAAAAATGGACCGTTCCAATCGGGAACCTATTTGTTTCCTTATTTCATCGCATTGCCTTATTCGGAATTGGTGCAGCAACGGTTTGGTCTGCTGCGGTTGCTTTTCTGGGTATGGTAAATAAAGGCTCAGCCTCGATTGAAGATTTACTCCTGCTATTTATTTACTTAGAAATTGGTGCAATGGTCGGTATTTACTTTAAGACCAATCACATGCCGGTCCGTTTCTTGATCTACGTTGCGATTACTGCCGTGACCCGACTCATTATTGATTTGGTGAACACAAAGCACGAAGCAGACATGGCTATTTTGTTTATGGGCCTTACCATTTTAATTCTGGCCTTAGCCAATGCCATCGTACGTTATGCTTCCTTTAAATACCCCAGCAGATCTGGTGAGGGTGAGTAA
- a CDS encoding OmpW family protein: protein MRLKSLVVAMATVASLAPMASQAQSAEENPWMVRVRAVSAIWQNGQSGNASTYDIKAQNQWLPEFDVSYFFTKNIAAELVLTYPQKVNIVSNAVPGTTGSITALPPSLLLQYHFTELGALKPYVGAGVNYTIFGNRSNFPQLGNGLTVSNTSFGAVGQVGADYMFDRNWGLNVDLKYATMSTVTNANSAAPTLGTGKLTLNPWMPAVGVTYKF from the coding sequence ATGCGTCTTAAATCACTAGTAGTAGCAATGGCTACCGTAGCATCTTTAGCTCCAATGGCTTCACAAGCACAATCTGCTGAAGAAAATCCATGGATGGTTCGCGTGCGTGCTGTTTCCGCAATTTGGCAAAATGGCCAGTCTGGCAATGCCTCAACCTACGATATAAAAGCGCAGAACCAATGGCTGCCTGAGTTTGATGTGAGCTACTTTTTTACTAAAAATATCGCTGCAGAGTTGGTGCTTACCTACCCACAAAAGGTGAATATTGTTTCTAATGCGGTTCCTGGAACAACAGGATCAATTACTGCGTTGCCACCGTCTTTATTGCTTCAGTACCATTTCACAGAATTGGGCGCTCTTAAGCCTTATGTTGGTGCCGGTGTGAACTACACAATTTTCGGCAATCGATCCAATTTCCCACAACTGGGTAATGGGCTAACAGTTTCAAATACCAGCTTTGGCGCAGTTGGTCAGGTTGGTGCCGACTACATGTTTGATAGAAACTGGGGCTTAAACGTTGACTTGAAATATGCAACTATGTCTACTGTGACTAATGCAAATAGTGCTGCTCCTACTTTGGGAACAGGCAAATTAACTCTGAACCCTTGGATGCCTGCAGTTGGTGTGACCTATAAGTTCTAA
- the hemN gene encoding oxygen-independent coproporphyrinogen III oxidase, whose product MLFHPELLQKFDINGPRYTSYPSADRFHQDFSEADYLGALQRVATMNEPLSLYFHLPFCPNICYYCGCNKIITKDHGRSAKYIKYLAKEMAMVCNAMGAQKKIPITQLHWGGGTPTFLSHEEMIELMHHTREYFELLPGGEYSIEIDPRRVTESDIALLAELGFNRISLGVQDFNLAVQEAVHRVQTIEETQAVMDWSRKYGFKSRSVDLIYGLPKQTPETFKETVDAVLKMNPDRLSVYNYAHLPHIFKPQRRIAESDLPLAADKLNILSNTIARLVEAGYVFIGMDHFAKPDDELAIAQKKGKLHRNFQGYSTQAECDLLAFGISSIGKVDDCYSQNVRTLDEYYDSLDRSHLPMLRGMRLDADDLLRRELIGELMCQFRLNTQVFAQTHHIDFSDYFKTELEELKGLEDAGLLEWHGQDMQVPIKGRLLARRVAMTFDRHLRESQAKGSYSKVL is encoded by the coding sequence GTGCTTTTTCATCCAGAGCTGCTGCAAAAGTTTGATATCAATGGGCCGCGCTACACCTCTTATCCGAGTGCCGACCGTTTTCATCAAGATTTTTCGGAAGCGGATTATTTGGGTGCCTTGCAGCGGGTTGCAACCATGAATGAACCTTTGTCACTATATTTTCATTTGCCGTTTTGCCCCAATATTTGCTATTACTGCGGATGTAACAAGATCATCACTAAAGATCATGGCCGTAGCGCTAAATATATTAAGTACCTCGCCAAAGAAATGGCGATGGTATGCAATGCCATGGGTGCGCAGAAGAAGATTCCGATTACTCAGTTGCACTGGGGTGGTGGTACTCCCACCTTTCTATCCCATGAAGAGATGATTGAGTTGATGCATCACACCCGTGAGTATTTTGAATTATTGCCTGGTGGTGAATACTCAATCGAAATCGACCCCAGAAGGGTGACAGAAAGCGATATTGCTCTGCTAGCAGAGTTAGGCTTTAACCGAATTAGCCTTGGTGTTCAGGACTTTAATCTCGCGGTACAAGAGGCCGTGCATCGGGTGCAAACGATCGAAGAGACACAAGCTGTCATGGACTGGTCTAGAAAATATGGATTTAAGTCTAGAAGCGTGGATTTAATCTATGGCTTGCCTAAGCAAACTCCAGAAACCTTTAAAGAAACAGTCGATGCGGTTTTGAAAATGAATCCAGACCGGCTATCAGTTTATAACTATGCCCATTTGCCACATATCTTTAAGCCACAACGCCGTATTGCTGAATCTGATCTGCCTCTTGCAGCGGATAAGTTAAACATTCTTTCCAATACAATTGCGCGCTTGGTTGAGGCGGGTTATGTATTTATTGGTATGGATCACTTTGCTAAGCCTGATGATGAATTAGCGATTGCACAAAAAAAGGGAAAGTTGCATCGAAACTTTCAAGGCTACTCAACCCAAGCAGAGTGTGATCTTCTAGCCTTTGGAATTTCTTCTATTGGTAAGGTAGATGACTGTTACTCACAAAACGTACGCACATTAGATGAGTATTACGACTCTTTAGATCGCAGCCATTTGCCAATGCTTAGGGGAATGCGCTTAGATGCAGATGATTTATTACGCCGTGAATTAATCGGTGAGTTGATGTGCCAATTTAGGTTGAACACCCAAGTATTTGCTCAGACCCACCATATTGATTTTTCTGATTACTTCAAAACAGAATTAGAGGAACTCAAAGGTCTAGAGGATGCTGGCTTACTCGAATGGCACGGACAAGATATGCAGGTTCCCATCAAAGGCAGGCTCTTGGCTAGACGAGTAGCCATGACGTTTGATCGCCACCTTAGAGAATCTCAGGCAAAAGGTAGTTACTCTAAGGTTCTTTAA
- a CDS encoding chaperone modulator CbpM, giving the protein MTQMNTTWIEASVVENEVHMSIVELSHAARTPQELIMSWVSEGVLSPLGSSPEDWRFSGDSLRRAKTAAHLTHDLELNVPGVALALDLLDEIAQLRSRLLRES; this is encoded by the coding sequence ATGACACAGATGAATACCACCTGGATTGAAGCAAGTGTTGTTGAAAATGAAGTGCACATGAGTATCGTAGAACTCTCTCATGCCGCTCGCACCCCCCAAGAACTCATCATGTCTTGGGTTTCTGAAGGTGTTCTGAGCCCTCTTGGTTCTTCACCAGAAGACTGGCGCTTTAGTGGTGACTCTCTGAGAAGAGCCAAAACTGCGGCACACCTTACACATGATCTAGAGCTCAATGTTCCTGGTGTTGCTCTGGCGCTTGATCTCTTGGACGAAATCGCTCAACTGCGCTCTCGCTTACTGCGCGAGTCTTAA
- a CDS encoding glycosyltransferase family 39 protein, protein MRSPFSYRSALFILLLGVFTYLYGLDSRFAPKNGDEYPYMHIVRMTADAGNWLPLQSEMEGIKNTKPPLIFWQGIATTAWANQWSLENLRWPSVLYTGLTAFFLCLAVRRFSGNTQTGLLAALVWLSFFATYRYGRPFLADPPEVFWISLPFMALLYWGKSAFESKFFYPIFAGICFGLGLFTKSFAYIAPASLALGLYYWRWRQWSIPQTLIHDLYKILIACVLALGVFALWFALDPYPAAVWQEFVVGENAGKFAARNSNYLLDLLRGGDSIWLLLLTTLANAGFFIFVLITTLWQCWRSRRFLDINEVLLLLLIAAFLLVFSLPSQRSGRYLLPVMPAFAALIALHWNRLPMWGFRIALCLQLLVLSLLLWVGINLQLSGFGGENIAWTYSYFHWGLMGFSLVIILTGLLNSKRSKTLALAACFLTYCALTSSLAPLEGELGRYSVKTITNMQGKDVWIPCDYRAKDEEYRLLLPGAQLHGYAAKDASDVQILTSAYPLVAVHAPLGTPPALCESCLIVGQRMEMRARHTNEEMIAMLKGQIGKYLFVNEYLIATPAASPDLSNVKDVCR, encoded by the coding sequence ATGCGAAGCCCATTCTCTTACCGTTCCGCGCTCTTCATACTGCTTCTGGGTGTATTCACCTATCTTTATGGATTAGACAGCCGATTTGCGCCTAAAAATGGGGATGAGTATCCCTATATGCATATAGTGCGTATGACTGCCGATGCTGGCAATTGGTTGCCGCTTCAATCTGAGATGGAAGGCATCAAAAATACCAAGCCACCGCTTATTTTTTGGCAAGGAATTGCCACTACCGCTTGGGCGAATCAGTGGTCTCTTGAAAACTTGCGTTGGCCCAGTGTTTTATACACAGGACTCACAGCATTTTTCTTATGTTTGGCAGTGCGTCGATTTAGTGGAAACACACAAACTGGTTTACTAGCCGCTTTAGTGTGGCTTTCTTTTTTTGCGACCTATCGTTATGGTCGTCCCTTCTTAGCTGATCCTCCAGAAGTCTTTTGGATTAGTCTGCCATTCATGGCGCTTCTCTATTGGGGCAAGTCGGCTTTTGAATCTAAATTCTTTTATCCTATATTTGCGGGGATTTGTTTTGGTTTAGGACTGTTTACTAAATCGTTTGCCTATATTGCGCCAGCATCGCTTGCACTAGGTCTCTACTATTGGCGCTGGCGACAGTGGAGTATCCCTCAAACACTCATTCATGACCTCTACAAGATACTGATAGCCTGTGTATTGGCGCTGGGTGTATTCGCACTATGGTTTGCTTTGGATCCTTATCCAGCAGCAGTGTGGCAAGAGTTTGTTGTGGGTGAGAACGCGGGTAAGTTTGCTGCTCGCAACTCAAATTACTTATTAGATCTCCTGCGGGGCGGAGACAGTATTTGGCTTTTGCTGCTCACCACCTTAGCCAATGCTGGTTTCTTCATTTTTGTCTTGATCACTACCTTATGGCAATGTTGGCGTAGCCGCCGGTTCCTAGATATCAACGAAGTGTTGTTGTTATTGTTAATCGCCGCATTTTTACTGGTATTTAGTTTGCCAAGTCAACGCTCTGGTCGTTATCTTTTGCCGGTGATGCCCGCATTTGCAGCGTTAATTGCATTGCATTGGAATCGATTGCCTATGTGGGGCTTTCGCATTGCATTGTGTTTGCAGCTCTTAGTGTTGTCGCTCTTGCTGTGGGTAGGCATCAATTTGCAGCTCTCGGGTTTCGGTGGCGAGAATATTGCTTGGACCTACTCTTATTTTCACTGGGGGCTAATGGGTTTTAGTCTAGTGATCATCTTGACGGGCTTATTGAACTCCAAGCGAAGCAAAACTTTGGCCTTAGCTGCTTGTTTCCTGACTTACTGTGCCTTGACCAGTAGTCTTGCGCCGCTAGAAGGGGAGTTAGGTCGCTATTCAGTAAAAACGATTACTAATATGCAAGGCAAGGATGTTTGGATCCCTTGCGATTATCGTGCTAAAGACGAAGAATATCGCTTACTTCTGCCTGGTGCCCAGTTGCATGGCTATGCTGCTAAAGATGCAAGTGACGTTCAGATTTTAACGAGCGCTTATCCATTGGTGGCGGTACATGCACCCTTAGGGACTCCTCCAGCCTTGTGCGAATCTTGTCTAATTGTGGGGCAAAGAATGGAAATGCGCGCACGCCATACGAATGAAGAAATGATTGCAATGCTGAAAGGCCAGATTGGCAAGTATCTTTTTGTAAATGAATATTTGATAGCAACACCAGCCGCTAGCCCCGATCTGAGCAATGTGAAGGATGTGTGTAGATGA
- a CDS encoding ATP-binding cassette domain-containing protein: MALIVLTDAKLAFGHVDLLANTAFSLESGERVGLIGRNGTGKSSLLKILAGIEKMDDGLLQYQQGLRIAYVPQEPIFEAEETVFDAVSKGVAQAKALREEYEALSVGDWDDASHHRLDEVQSQLEALSGWNWEQRVHETLDRLHLEADVKISTLSGGTKKRVALARALVEMPDVLLLDEPTNHLDLDSIAWLEELLKEYQGSVILITHDRAFLDNVCTQIVELDRGILRSYPGNFTQYEVLKDQELNAESLANARADKLLAQEEVWIRKGVEARRTRSVARIARLEKLRSSRAERRDAMGQVKLAVSAGDRSGKIVADLQNVSKSYDRPIVQDFTATILRGDKVGLLGPNGAGKTTLLKLILGTIAPDSGTATMGTRIEVAYFDQMREGLDLNASLEDYISPGSEWIEINGNKKHVKSYLSDFLFAPGRTNSPVSTLSGGERNRLLLARLFARPANVLVLDEPTNDLDIDTLDLLEQLLQDYKGTVFLVSHDRYFLDNVVTSIIANEGDGFWREYEGGYEDWKIQKARSDKIRANNSAAKPGAKVESKSEPKAEIKPVAKTSVQKLNSKERQELESLPLQIEQLETEQADIGIAMSNPDLYKNEPELAASMQARLSEITEALEKNLQRWEFLLSRSES; this comes from the coding sequence ATGGCTTTAATCGTACTCACTGATGCAAAACTGGCTTTCGGCCACGTAGACCTCCTCGCAAACACTGCTTTTTCTCTCGAATCTGGTGAGCGTGTCGGCTTAATTGGCCGTAATGGCACAGGCAAATCCTCTTTGTTGAAGATTCTGGCCGGGATCGAGAAGATGGATGACGGACTTCTGCAGTACCAGCAAGGTCTACGTATAGCTTATGTTCCGCAAGAACCTATTTTCGAGGCAGAAGAAACAGTCTTTGATGCTGTTTCTAAAGGGGTTGCTCAAGCTAAAGCCCTACGTGAAGAATATGAGGCGCTTAGCGTAGGTGATTGGGATGATGCCTCTCACCATCGCCTCGATGAAGTGCAATCGCAATTAGAGGCCTTGAGTGGTTGGAATTGGGAGCAACGCGTTCATGAAACATTAGATCGGTTGCATTTAGAGGCAGACGTCAAAATCAGCACCTTATCGGGCGGAACCAAGAAGCGAGTTGCCTTGGCGCGTGCTCTAGTAGAAATGCCTGATGTCTTACTGCTGGATGAGCCAACCAACCATTTGGATCTGGATTCTATTGCTTGGTTGGAAGAGCTTTTGAAGGAATATCAAGGCTCTGTGATTCTGATTACCCATGATCGTGCTTTTTTGGATAATGTCTGCACTCAAATTGTGGAGCTCGATCGCGGTATTTTGCGAAGCTATCCAGGTAACTTCACTCAGTATGAGGTGCTCAAGGACCAAGAGCTTAATGCAGAATCTTTGGCTAATGCTAGGGCAGATAAATTGCTGGCTCAAGAAGAGGTCTGGATTCGTAAAGGTGTCGAGGCACGCCGCACTCGCAGTGTGGCGCGCATTGCCCGTCTTGAAAAATTACGAAGCAGTCGTGCTGAGCGCAGAGACGCGATGGGACAGGTCAAGCTTGCAGTTTCAGCGGGTGATCGCAGTGGCAAGATTGTGGCTGATTTACAAAACGTCAGTAAGTCCTATGACAGACCGATTGTGCAAGACTTCACGGCAACAATTCTACGCGGCGATAAAGTGGGCTTACTTGGGCCAAATGGCGCTGGTAAAACAACCTTACTGAAATTGATTTTAGGAACGATTGCCCCCGACTCAGGGACTGCAACAATGGGCACCCGGATTGAGGTGGCTTACTTTGATCAAATGCGTGAGGGTCTTGATCTCAATGCATCGCTTGAAGACTATATTAGCCCTGGTAGCGAATGGATTGAAATCAACGGTAACAAAAAGCATGTCAAGAGCTATTTAAGTGATTTCTTATTCGCACCCGGGCGTACTAATTCTCCGGTGAGCACTTTGTCGGGTGGCGAGCGCAATCGCCTTTTGTTGGCACGCTTGTTTGCAAGACCGGCAAACGTATTGGTTCTAGACGAGCCTACTAATGATTTAGATATTGATACCTTGGATTTGCTTGAGCAATTACTCCAAGACTATAAGGGCACCGTTTTCTTGGTCAGTCATGATCGTTACTTCTTGGATAACGTAGTGACCAGCATCATTGCGAACGAGGGTGATGGATTTTGGCGCGAGTATGAAGGGGGTTATGAGGATTGGAAGATCCAAAAAGCCCGCTCAGATAAAATTCGTGCCAATAACTCTGCTGCTAAACCAGGGGCTAAGGTCGAGTCTAAGTCTGAACCGAAGGCAGAAATCAAGCCTGTTGCTAAGACTAGCGTGCAAAAACTCAATAGCAAGGAGCGTCAAGAGTTGGAATCTTTGCCGCTGCAGATCGAGCAACTCGAAACCGAGCAGGCTGATATCGGTATTGCGATGAGTAACCCAGATCTTTATAAAAACGAACCGGAGCTAGCCGCGAGTATGCAAGCCCGTTTAAGTGAAATTACTGAAGCGCTAGAGAAAAATCTGCAACGCTGGGAATTTCTACTCAGTCGCTCTGAGTCTTAA
- a CDS encoding NAD(P)/FAD-dependent oxidoreductase, with the protein MDRRHFIGQSAAALGLLAGFSGQARANLQKAEILVIGGGYGGATAAKYLRLFSNNTAKVTLIEPNPTFISCPLSNLVVGGSRTLAELTTPYDNLKKRHGINILQDSVTSIDPDKKTVKLASGKTLRYDKAIVSPGVTLMMNSIEGLAQANKAGVTLQAWKAGPETIAMHQQLAAMRDGGTFAISIPEAPYRCPPGPYERACQVANYLKQNKPKSKVLILDANQDVTSKGALFKKVWAEQYPGIVEYLPKHNVTGVDAKTKTIKLEIQDDVKADVLNLLPAMSAGEIAVKTGLANSNGRWVNVNFINFESTAQKDIHVLGDSIQVAYAMPKSGHMANQHAKVAAAAIVAELSGWEVNPAPVLTNTCYSFVNDREVVHVASVHQYIAAEKTFKPVPGSGGVSPGPSTLEGVYAWGWAHNIWADSLG; encoded by the coding sequence ATGGATCGTCGACACTTTATTGGTCAAAGCGCAGCTGCCTTAGGTCTACTTGCGGGCTTCTCCGGACAGGCACGTGCTAATTTACAAAAAGCAGAAATTCTGGTGATTGGTGGCGGGTACGGCGGCGCTACAGCTGCGAAGTACCTGCGCTTGTTTTCGAATAACACTGCCAAAGTTACGCTCATTGAGCCTAACCCTACTTTCATCTCCTGCCCGCTGTCTAACCTAGTGGTTGGTGGCTCACGAACTTTAGCGGAGCTCACTACACCTTATGACAATTTAAAAAAACGTCATGGCATCAATATTCTTCAAGACAGCGTTACTAGCATAGATCCCGACAAGAAAACGGTGAAGTTGGCTTCAGGTAAAACATTGCGATATGACAAAGCCATTGTCTCGCCAGGTGTGACCTTAATGATGAATAGCATTGAGGGCTTAGCGCAAGCTAATAAGGCTGGTGTGACATTGCAAGCATGGAAAGCCGGCCCTGAAACGATAGCCATGCATCAGCAATTAGCAGCAATGCGGGATGGTGGAACATTTGCCATTAGCATTCCAGAAGCCCCCTACCGCTGCCCTCCCGGTCCATATGAACGAGCTTGCCAGGTAGCGAATTACCTTAAACAAAATAAGCCCAAGTCAAAAGTCTTGATTTTGGATGCAAATCAAGATGTGACTTCCAAAGGCGCATTGTTTAAAAAAGTGTGGGCCGAGCAGTACCCAGGCATTGTGGAATATTTACCAAAGCATAATGTCACTGGAGTAGATGCCAAAACCAAAACCATCAAACTGGAAATTCAGGATGATGTGAAAGCGGACGTATTAAATCTATTGCCTGCGATGAGTGCTGGTGAAATTGCAGTGAAAACTGGTCTAGCAAATTCTAATGGGCGCTGGGTGAATGTGAACTTCATTAATTTTGAATCCACTGCACAAAAAGATATTCATGTCCTTGGCGACTCCATCCAAGTTGCTTATGCAATGCCTAAGTCTGGACACATGGCGAATCAACATGCCAAAGTTGCAGCAGCGGCCATTGTTGCGGAGCTCAGTGGCTGGGAAGTGAATCCAGCTCCAGTACTCACGAATACCTGCTATAGCTTCGTCAACGATCGCGAAGTGGTGCACGTGGCGAGCGTTCACCAATATATTGCTGCGGAGAAGACTTTTAAACCTGTTCCTGGCTCAGGTGGGGTCTCCCCAGGACCATCAACCTTAGAGGGGGTGTATGCATGGGGTTGGGCGCACAATATCTGGGCAGACAGCCTAGGTTGA
- a CDS encoding DnaJ C-terminal domain-containing protein: MKFRDYYETLGVARTATEAEIKAAYRKLARKFHPDVNKESGAEEKFKEIGEAYAVLKDTEKRAAYDRFGENWKNGQDFTPPPNWNEGFEYSDGGFGGGHPGYGGGFEGDQSEFFESLFGRGNHRQGGRGGQSRQGMNFKGQDHHAKILVDLADAYNGAKRTIALHMPALDANGHVSTQERKLDVSIPKGIKAGQNLRLAGQGGPGVGQGPAGDLYLEIDFHPNPLYRIDGKDIFIDIPLAPWEAALGTTVHVPTPAGSTLELKIPAGTVAGRKMRLKGKGIPSAEPGDLYVVPTIALPPASTDSQKEAYENFSKAFDFNPRSHLKG, encoded by the coding sequence ATGAAATTTAGGGATTACTACGAAACGCTTGGGGTAGCACGGACCGCTACTGAAGCAGAAATCAAAGCAGCGTATCGCAAACTCGCTCGCAAATTCCATCCAGATGTCAACAAAGAATCTGGCGCTGAAGAAAAGTTTAAAGAGATCGGGGAGGCTTATGCCGTCCTGAAGGATACGGAAAAACGTGCCGCTTATGATCGCTTTGGGGAGAACTGGAAAAACGGTCAAGACTTCACCCCTCCTCCCAATTGGAATGAAGGTTTTGAGTATTCCGATGGTGGTTTTGGTGGTGGTCACCCAGGTTATGGCGGTGGCTTTGAAGGCGACCAGAGCGAATTCTTTGAATCGCTATTTGGTAGAGGTAATCACCGTCAAGGTGGTCGTGGCGGTCAATCACGCCAGGGAATGAACTTCAAGGGTCAAGATCATCACGCCAAAATTTTGGTTGATTTAGCTGATGCGTATAACGGCGCAAAGCGCACAATTGCTTTGCATATGCCAGCGCTTGATGCCAATGGTCATGTCAGCACCCAAGAGCGTAAATTAGATGTCAGCATTCCAAAAGGAATTAAAGCGGGACAAAATCTTCGCCTTGCTGGGCAAGGTGGACCTGGTGTCGGACAAGGCCCTGCAGGTGATCTCTATTTAGAAATCGACTTTCATCCAAATCCACTCTATCGCATTGATGGCAAAGATATTTTTATCGACATTCCATTGGCGCCATGGGAAGCGGCATTAGGTACGACTGTCCATGTTCCAACGCCCGCTGGATCTACTCTAGAACTCAAGATTCCGGCAGGTACGGTTGCTGGACGCAAGATGCGCCTCAAAGGCAAAGGCATTCCTAGCGCAGAACCTGGTGATTTGTATGTGGTTCCAACGATTGCTTTGCCACCAGCGAGCACGGATAGCCAAAAAGAAGCTTATGAGAACTTTAGTAAAGCTTTTGATTTCAACCCCAGATCCCACTTGAAGGGATGA
- a CDS encoding c-type cytochrome, which yields MRAPFLKPAMLVAMYLGLSPWSTAAAQNADATNLYHRGLAATCANCHGTDGKGVPDGGMPLINQLTSEQMLTQLKAFKSGAREGTIMPQLAKGYSDEQLETIAKQLGKQP from the coding sequence ATGCGAGCACCATTTTTAAAACCCGCAATGCTAGTGGCAATGTATCTTGGCCTAAGTCCCTGGTCAACTGCGGCAGCACAAAATGCTGATGCTACGAATTTGTATCACCGCGGTCTTGCCGCTACCTGCGCGAACTGTCATGGCACTGATGGCAAAGGAGTGCCAGATGGTGGTATGCCTTTAATCAATCAACTGACCAGCGAACAAATGCTGACTCAATTAAAAGCATTCAAATCGGGTGCACGTGAAGGCACCATCATGCCGCAGTTAGCCAAAGGCTACTCTGACGAGCAACTCGAAACTATCGCCAAGCAACTTGGCAAGCAACCATAA